A portion of the Candidatus Nitrosotenuis aquarius genome contains these proteins:
- the bioD gene encoding dethiobiotin synthase, giving the protein MKSIFITGADTGIGKTVFTCALTSTLKSSGVDVGVMKPFATGIPQKNGFKSEDVELLVHHSGVNDPESLINPYFFPIPTSPYRAAKKLGKTIDVDLVLSSYEKLQANHDVVLVEGIGGILVPILRDYFVADLIKDLNLDVLMVTGTKMGSVNHTLLALNLCKKYGINVLGLIINQTDTEGYVMQELEEDLVSLSGIDVICKIPNIQNGNIMTISQILQKDSVLSKL; this is encoded by the coding sequence ATGAAGTCGATTTTCATTACTGGTGCTGACACTGGCATAGGCAAAACCGTCTTTACGTGCGCCCTTACAAGTACTCTAAAGTCTTCTGGTGTCGATGTAGGCGTAATGAAACCTTTTGCAACAGGAATTCCACAAAAAAACGGATTCAAATCTGAAGATGTCGAATTACTTGTACACCATTCCGGCGTAAATGATCCTGAATCACTGATTAATCCGTATTTTTTCCCAATTCCGACTTCGCCGTATCGAGCCGCAAAAAAACTGGGCAAAACAATAGACGTTGACCTGGTTTTATCGAGCTATGAGAAATTACAAGCAAACCACGATGTTGTTCTAGTTGAGGGAATTGGTGGAATACTTGTTCCTATTTTGAGGGATTACTTTGTTGCGGATCTGATAAAAGATCTGAATCTTGATGTTTTGATGGTGACTGGAACCAAGATGGGCTCTGTTAACCACACGTTACTTGCCTTGAATCTATGCAAAAAATATGGAATAAACGTTTTGGGGCTGATAATTAACCAGACTGATACTGAAGGATATGTCATGCAAGAACTAGAAGAGGATCTGGTGTCGCTGAGTGGCATCGATGTCATTTGTAAAATCCCCAACATACAAAATGGTAACATCATGACAATATCACAAATCTTGCAAAAAGACTCTGTGTTGTCTAAACTTTAA